The following are from one region of the Prevotella communis genome:
- the infA gene encoding translation initiation factor IF-1 translates to MAKQSAIEQDGTIIESLSNAMFRVELENGVQIIAHISGKMRMHYIRILPGDKVKVEMSPYDLTKGRIVFRYK, encoded by the coding sequence ATGGCAAAACAATCCGCTATTGAGCAGGATGGAACAATTATCGAGTCGCTCTCGAATGCAATGTTCCGCGTAGAACTAGAGAATGGTGTGCAGATCATTGCACATATTTCAGGTAAGATGCGTATGCACTACATCCGTATCCTCCCTGGCGACAAGGTCAAGGTAGAGATGAGTCCCTACGATTTGACAAAAGGAAGAATTGTTTTTCGATACAAATAA
- the rpsK gene encoding 30S ribosomal protein S11: protein MAKKTVTSKKRNVKVTAIGQLHVHSSFNNIIVSLANDEGQIISWSSAGKMGFRGSKKNTPYAAQMAAEDCAKVAFDLGLRKVKAYVKGPGNGRESAIRAVHGAGIEVIEIVDVTPLPHNGCRPPKRRRV from the coding sequence ATGGCAAAGAAAACAGTCACTTCAAAGAAAAGAAACGTGAAGGTAACGGCCATCGGTCAGTTGCACGTTCACAGCTCTTTCAATAATATTATCGTTTCGTTGGCTAATGACGAGGGTCAGATCATCTCTTGGTCATCAGCTGGTAAGATGGGCTTCCGTGGTTCTAAGAAGAACACTCCTTATGCTGCTCAGATGGCTGCAGAGGATTGCGCTAAGGTTGCTTTCGACCTGGGTCTGCGCAAGGTAAAGGCTTATGTTAAAGGTCCCGGTAATGGCCGTGAGTCAGCTATCCGTGCCGTACACGGTGCTGGCATCGAGGTTATCGAGATTGTTGACGTAACTCCACTGCCACACAACGGCTGTCGTCCTCCAAAGCGTCGTCGCGTATAA
- the rpsM gene encoding 30S ribosomal protein S13, which yields MAIRIVGVDLPQNKRGEIALTYIYGIGRSSSAKILDKAGVSRDLKVSEWNDDQAAKIREIIGAEFKVEGDLRSEIQLNIKRLMDIGCYRGVRHRNGLPVRGQSTKNNARTRKGKKKTVANKKKATK from the coding sequence ATGGCAATAAGAATTGTTGGAGTAGATTTGCCCCAGAACAAGCGTGGCGAAATCGCATTGACCTATATCTATGGTATCGGTCGAAGTAGTTCAGCAAAGATATTGGATAAGGCAGGCGTCAGCCGCGACCTGAAGGTTAGCGAGTGGAACGACGACCAGGCAGCTAAAATCCGTGAAATTATCGGCGCTGAATTCAAAGTAGAAGGTGATCTCCGCAGTGAGATCCAGTTGAATATCAAGCGACTGATGGATATTGGTTGCTATCGTGGAGTCCGTCATCGTAATGGTCTTCCTGTTCGCGGTCAGAGCACCAAGAACAATGCTCGTACTCGTAAGGGTAAGAAGAAGACTGTTGCTAACAAGAAGAAGGCTACGAAGTAA
- the rpmJ gene encoding 50S ribosomal protein L36 has protein sequence MKTRASLKKRTPDCKIVRRKGRLFVINKKNPKYKMRQG, from the coding sequence ATGAAAACAAGAGCATCGTTGAAGAAGCGCACCCCCGATTGCAAAATCGTACGTCGTAAGGGTCGCCTGTTCGTTATCAACAAGAAGAACCCTAAGTACAAGATGCGTCAGGGTTAA